Proteins encoded within one genomic window of Rhododendron vialii isolate Sample 1 chromosome 1a, ASM3025357v1:
- the LOC131317124 gene encoding uncharacterized protein LOC131317124, translated as MEGYEILGFLGILRECIKVISKNGKLIATITTISILLNSFLLFIKSFSTNTVIDDLLTQETLLSLSNSNITNIVDTFEHIKKDVQVIIGFEFLYLLPSLAIYLFSLVTMILASAIAYSDKNLSFEDFLSRIPKLCLRTLVTSFHLILFTIGYIGLFSTLLISLMILTMDHPLVLIPVVITFGLFASIFWMYFAFIWDVTLVISVMKKNCYGLQALGKAGGLVKGNRLHGLALSFSYTMGNGDYLYEFQG; from the coding sequence ATGGAAGGTTACGAGATTCTTGGTTTCTTAGGAATTCTAAGGGAGTGCATAAAGGTTATATCCAAAAATGGGAAGCTCATAGCCACCATAACCACAATCTCCATCCTCCTAAACTCCTTCCTCTTGTTCATAAAGTCCTTCTCCACCAACACTGTGATCGATGATCTGCTCACCCAagaaacccttctctctctttcaaactcaaatatcaCAAATATCGTTGATACGTTCGAACATATCAAGAAAGATGTTCAAGTCATCATTGGATTTGAATTCCTATATTTGCTTCCTTCCTTGGCTATCTACCTATTTTCCTTGGTCACAATGATTCTGGCATCCGCCATAGCCTACAGCGATAAGAACTTGTCTTTTGAGGATTTTCTTTCGAGAATCCCAAAGTTGTGTTTAAGAACTTTAGTCACGTCGTTCCATCTAATACTTTTCACAATAGGTTACATCGGTCTTTTCTCGACTTTGCTGATTTCTCTAATGATATTAACTATGGATCACCCTCTTGTCCTAATACCCGTCGTCATTACATTTGGTTTGTTTGCCTCCATTTTCTGGATGTACTTCGCCTTCATTTGGGATGTCACCTTGGTGATTTCGGTGATGAAAAAGAATTGTTATGGACTTCAGGCACTGGGAAAAGCCGGAGGGCTTGTTAAAGGGAATAGGCTCCATGGGCTTGCACTAAGTTTTTCCTACACAATGGGTAACGGTGATTATTTGTATGAGTTTCAGGGGTAA
- the LOC131336472 gene encoding uncharacterized protein LOC131336472 translates to MSEEKKQASASGKDELSRVGTLDNSPLDICPIKLDDTNYLLWSRTFTLAIEAKGMSEFIEGPVTEPTTNVELKTFKSRRSLAMTWLFNSMKADIRSPFLLLNTPYQIWTIATQTYSQQGNDAQCFELRKRLRTMDQHNRSVAVYFADLSGAWQEFDYYQGFQAVCSVDAGAWLKRIEKERVYDFLAGLDVEYDPIRVQVLGRVPFPSLGEAYAIVQQEESRRGAMLQAPTSDRSALVAIPQGQFGSGSGKSQSGTTSGIIDRMSFQCDYCHNTGHTKDFCWKLHGRPSRGRGSGRGGRGRGPGCSQAQAHVSEFATLSDSGFNTGVQSPSDSVGGFSQREMQALRRLMAQADSSSTIAPTSTAAPTASYFAHSGTGNGEGDWQW, encoded by the exons atgtcagaagagaaaaaacaggcttccgctagtggcaaggatgagttgagtcgtgtagggactctggataactctccactagatatttgtcccatcaaactggatgacacaaattatttactttggtctcgtacttttacattagccattgaagctaaagggatgtctgagttcattgaaggccctgttactgagcctactactaatgttgaactcaagacgtttaagtctcgtcgatctttagccatgacttggttgtttaattctatgaaggctgatattcgtagtcctttcttgcttcttaacactccatatcagatttggactattgccacacagacttattctcagcagggcaatgatgctcagtgttttgagttgcgaaagcgacttcgtactatggatcaacacaatcgatctgTTGCTGTTTACTTTGCTGATCTTAGTGGGGCctggcaagaatttgattattatcaggggtttcaAGCAGTCTGTTCCGTTGATGCTGgtgcttggttaaaaagaatagagaaagagcgtgtgtatgactttcttgctggtcttgatgtggagtatgatccaattagagtgcaggtgttgggtcgtgttccgtttccatctttgggcgaggcctatgccattgttcaacaggaggagagcagaaggggtgctatgttacaagctcctacttctgatcgttctgcattGGTTGCTATTCCACAGGGACAGTTTGGGTCTGGCAGTGGAAAGTCTCAGTCTGGTACTACCAGTGGGATCATAGACCGTATGTCATtccagtgtgattattgccacaacactggacataccaaggatttctgttggaagttacatggtcgtccttctcgtgggcgaggcagtggacgtggaggtcgaggtcgtggtcccgGGTGTTCTCAGGCTCAGGCACATGTTTCAGAGTTTGCTACCTTGTCTGATTCTGGGTTCAATACAGGAGTTCAGTCACCTTCTGATTCTGTTGGCGGTTTCTCTCAGagggagatgcaagctctcaggcgTCTTATGGCTCAGGCCGATTCTTCctctactatagctcctacttccacagcagctcctactgcatcctattttgctcattcag gaactggaaacggggaaggtgattggcagtggtaa